TGAACTTCTCCACCTCGGACACCGTGCCGAACAGCTCGTCCTTGTTGTCGGCGAGGGTCTTGGTCAGCTTGCTGAGGTTCTTCAGCGTCTGGTTGAACTTCACGCCCTGACCACCGAAGTTCTTGGCCGTCGAGTCGAGCAGGCGGGTGAGCGCACCCGTGCCGGTGGAGTCCGGCTTGTTCGCGCCGTCGGGGCCGAGGGCCACGGTGAGGTTGTTGATCGAACCGAAGATCTCGTCGAGCTCGAGCGGCGTGGCCGTGCGGTCGACGCCGAGCTTGGCGTTGTCGCCCAGCTTCGCACCACCGCGGTAGACGGGAGTCAGCTGCACGAACCGGTCACCGACAATCGACGGCGAGATCACGGCCGCCTTCACGTCCTTGGGCAGGTCGTACTTGGCGTCATAGTGGAACTTCACCCGCACCTTGGTGCCGAGCGGGGTCACCTCGTCGACCTTGCCGACCGCGACGCCGAGGATCTTGACGTCGGAGCCTTTGTAGAGCGAGACCGAGCGCGGGAAGTCCGCGGTGATGGACTTGGTGTCGCTCCCGGGCAGGATCAGCAGGACCGCGCCCACGAGCAGAACCACGATCGCGACCACGAACACGGCCGGGTTGTCGAGGAAGATCTTCTTCATCAGCCACCAGCTCCCAGGGCCGGCGCGGGCGGCAGGTTCGAGATCCAGTTGTCGAACCACGGACCGGAGCCGAGCGTGTTGGTGAAGACCCGGTAGAACGGTGCGAGCAGCCGCAGCGAGTCGTCCAGGTTCGTCTGGTTCTTGCGCAGGACGTTGACCACACCCGTCAGGTTGGAGAGCGCGGGCTTGAGGTCGCCCCGGCTCTGGCGGACCAGCGCGGTCAGCTCGGTGGAGAGCTTGCTCGTCGAGACCAGCAACGTGTGCACGGCCTCCCGACGGGCGACGATCGCACGGAGCAGGACGTCGCCGTCCTTCATCAAGGTGACGATGTCCTGGTTACGGTCGGCGAGCACGCCGGAGACCTTCTTCAGGTTCGTCAGCAGCAGGTTGACCTGGTCGTCACGCGCGGCGACGTTGGCCGACAGCGCCGAGAGGCCCGACAGGGTGCTCTTCAACTCCTCCGGCGTGTTCGCGGTGGCCTCGGCGAGCGTGTTGAGCGACGTGGTGAGCTGGTCGAGGTTGATCTTCTCGGCCCGCTCGGCGAGACCGGAGAAGGCCTCGACCACGTCGTACGCCGAGCGCGTCCGCGACTGCGGGATGACCGCACCCTCCTTCAGCTGACCCGAGCCCTTGGGCTCGAGCGCGAGGAACATGGCGCCGAGCAGGGTCTTCACCTTGATCTGGGCGCCGGTCTCACGACCGAAGTCCGAGTCGGTCTTGATCTTGAAGCCGACCTTCACGGCGTCCCCGGAGAGCTCGACACTGGTCACCTTGCCGACGCGGACGCCGGCGATCCGGACCTCGTCGTTCGGCTTGAGGCCGCTGGAATCGCTGAACTTCGCGTAGTAGGTGTCGCCGCCGCCGATGATCGGCAGCGAGTCCGCCTTGAAGGCCACCAGGATCAGCAGCACGATCGTGAGCAGGCTGGCTGCGCCGATCTTGACGGGGTTGCGTTCACGGAAGGGGGTACTCATG
The DNA window shown above is from Marmoricola sp. OAE513 and carries:
- a CDS encoding MCE family protein, which produces MKKIFLDNPAVFVVAIVVLLVGAVLLILPGSDTKSITADFPRSVSLYKGSDVKILGVAVGKVDEVTPLGTKVRVKFHYDAKYDLPKDVKAAVISPSIVGDRFVQLTPVYRGGAKLGDNAKLGVDRTATPLELDEIFGSINNLTVALGPDGANKPDSTGTGALTRLLDSTAKNFGGQGVKFNQTLKNLSKLTKTLADNKDELFGTVSEVEKFTQALAANDDTVRRFNDSLASGAGLLADERGDLAKVLKNLSVAMTEIRSFVAENKAALSTNIKGLNQISKVFVKNRKQLEESLTYAPAALNNLALTYNETAGTLDTRANIGETVNQLTAKPSVVLCALVPDACGPLTSILKLLGLGRPSALTPETASLLTAPNLGNNTLADVLGVPR
- a CDS encoding MCE family protein, whose amino-acid sequence is MSTPFRERNPVKIGAASLLTIVLLILVAFKADSLPIIGGGDTYYAKFSDSSGLKPNDEVRIAGVRVGKVTSVELSGDAVKVGFKIKTDSDFGRETGAQIKVKTLLGAMFLALEPKGSGQLKEGAVIPQSRTRSAYDVVEAFSGLAERAEKINLDQLTTSLNTLAEATANTPEELKSTLSGLSALSANVAARDDQVNLLLTNLKKVSGVLADRNQDIVTLMKDGDVLLRAIVARREAVHTLLVSTSKLSTELTALVRQSRGDLKPALSNLTGVVNVLRKNQTNLDDSLRLLAPFYRVFTNTLGSGPWFDNWISNLPPAPALGAGG